Proteins encoded together in one Synechococcus sp. BL107 window:
- a CDS encoding glycosyltransferase family 4 protein: protein MKILFVHQNFPGQYIHIIQHLERQGGHQLVALSLNKLDKRRGLPSNLQHFRYQLRRGNGEGVHPLVMETESKVIRAEACTNAAQQLKGQGFIPDLICAHPGWGEPLFLKSIWPDVPLLCYQEFFYQEYGFDSNFDPEFPEACGWESQAKLHMKNAYLHLTLDQADWNVSPTHFQASSFPEYYRHRISVIHDGVDVNRAVPNSSPTPLQLLDGTMLESGQPIVTFVNRKLEPYRGCHIFLRSIPELQKRCPEARIVIVGGTTGVSYGAVCPQGEWKDRFLAEIEGQYDPSRVHFTGQLPYEQFIPLLQLSACHVYLTYPFVMSWSLLEAMACGCAVVGSDTAPVREVIRHGHNGLLVDFFSPGDLATAVTELLQDRQRAKAFGVEARRTVENTYDLDVCVERQVALMDLVASGSMNA, encoded by the coding sequence ATGAAAATCTTATTTGTCCATCAAAATTTTCCCGGCCAGTATATTCATATTATTCAGCATCTAGAACGTCAAGGGGGGCATCAATTAGTAGCTCTAAGTCTTAATAAATTGGATAAAAGGCGTGGATTACCGTCTAATCTGCAACATTTTCGATATCAACTCCGCCGGGGGAATGGGGAAGGCGTTCATCCGCTTGTGATGGAAACTGAAAGTAAGGTGATTCGAGCTGAGGCGTGTACTAATGCCGCGCAACAGTTGAAAGGCCAAGGCTTCATTCCTGATCTTATTTGTGCGCATCCAGGCTGGGGAGAGCCCCTCTTTCTTAAGTCAATCTGGCCGGATGTTCCGTTGCTTTGTTACCAAGAATTCTTTTATCAGGAATACGGTTTTGATTCTAATTTTGATCCGGAGTTTCCTGAAGCATGTGGTTGGGAGTCTCAGGCGAAATTACATATGAAAAATGCTTACTTACATCTCACACTCGATCAGGCGGATTGGAATGTGTCGCCCACCCATTTTCAGGCCAGCAGTTTTCCGGAGTATTACCGGCATCGCATTAGCGTGATTCATGACGGCGTGGATGTAAATCGTGCTGTTCCAAATTCCTCTCCCACTCCGCTTCAATTGTTGGATGGCACCATGCTCGAGTCTGGTCAGCCGATTGTCACCTTCGTCAATCGGAAATTAGAGCCCTATCGCGGCTGCCACATTTTTTTACGCTCTATTCCTGAGCTGCAAAAGCGTTGTCCAGAAGCACGGATTGTGATTGTTGGTGGCACAACTGGTGTTAGTTATGGCGCTGTTTGCCCCCAGGGTGAATGGAAAGATCGTTTTCTGGCGGAGATTGAGGGGCAATACGACCCATCGCGTGTACATTTCACGGGCCAGCTGCCCTACGAGCAATTCATTCCGCTGCTGCAGCTCAGTGCCTGCCATGTGTATCTCACCTATCCCTTTGTGATGAGTTGGAGCCTGTTGGAGGCGATGGCCTGTGGTTGCGCCGTTGTCGGCTCTGATACGGCTCCAGTGCGCGAAGTGATTCGCCATGGGCACAACGGTTTATTGGTCGATTTTTTCTCTCCCGGAGACCTTGCCACTGCTGTGACTGAGCTGCTCCAAGATCGCCAGCGAGCTAAAGCCTTCGGGGTTGAGGCGCGTCGCACGGTGGAGAACACCTACGACCTCGATGTTTGTGTCGAACGCCAGGTGGCGTTGATGGATCTTGTGGCGAGCGGCAGCATGAATGCGTGA
- a CDS encoding HlyD family secretion protein: MNNAEVQMLENNLALQAEILSRYVQLKAAGAFSEVQLLTQKNTVEETRGRLMQARANRLRQLALLDQQMAQLNSEVADISSRLAQARVTLRYQQLKSPLDGVVFDLQPTSAGYTAQSTETVMKVVPFGSLEASVEVPSNKIGFVKVPAGCPKQLVNCMNADISIDSYPATDFGILPGKVTRIGSDALAPNPQEQRQELSYPVTVKLIQQQLQMKSGVKLPLQVGMSLTANIKLRKVSYLQLLLGEFQDKAESLQRL, translated from the coding sequence ATGAATAATGCTGAAGTTCAGATGTTGGAAAATAATTTGGCCTTGCAGGCAGAGATTCTCTCTCGTTATGTGCAGTTAAAGGCTGCTGGTGCCTTTTCGGAAGTGCAGCTTCTCACCCAGAAGAACACAGTTGAGGAAACCCGTGGTCGCTTGATGCAGGCCAGGGCAAACCGGCTTAGACAACTGGCCCTTCTGGATCAGCAGATGGCTCAACTGAATTCTGAGGTTGCAGATATTAGTAGTCGGCTGGCTCAGGCCAGGGTGACGTTGCGCTACCAGCAATTAAAATCACCACTAGATGGAGTGGTCTTTGATTTGCAGCCCACATCTGCTGGTTATACAGCCCAGTCCACTGAAACCGTCATGAAGGTGGTCCCTTTTGGTTCTTTGGAAGCTAGTGTTGAAGTGCCGAGCAATAAAATTGGTTTCGTGAAGGTTCCTGCGGGATGCCCGAAGCAACTTGTTAATTGTATGAATGCAGACATCAGTATTGATTCTTATCCGGCTACTGATTTCGGCATTTTGCCAGGAAAAGTAACGCGAATTGGATCCGATGCTTTGGCTCCTAACCCTCAGGAGCAGCGTCAGGAGTTGAGTTATCCAGTGACGGTCAAGCTCATACAGCAACAATTGCAAATGAAAAGTGGCGTGAAGCTTCCGCTGCAAGTTGGCATGAGTCTTACGGCTAATATCAAGTTGCGGAAGGTGTCTTATTTGCAGTTGTTGCTGGGGGAGTTCCAGGATAAAGCTGAGTCTTTGCAGCGACTCTAG
- a CDS encoding peptidylprolyl isomerase, with amino-acid sequence MDCPQVLLDLKRVIGEEGRALLQRFDLLRPLVEQMLTQSVLADVEVSDEELDQARLELLEQRGYGRLEQWSELLNEIGRSNQEVVDRLAGVIRRQSLMRQQFSAKAEARFLDRKHELDQVVYSLLRLENSFLARELYLQIESGESNFADLAKRYAEGPERNTNGIVGPVSLTQAHPDLVEKLRVSQPGVLLEPFKISDWWLVVRLERYSPATFIDDISDQMCREIFDDWVSEQTDWCLDQLQIASHEPGESHDLEPRAAFSDFSISQ; translated from the coding sequence GTGGATTGCCCTCAGGTCTTGCTTGATTTGAAGCGAGTGATTGGGGAGGAAGGCCGTGCTCTTTTGCAACGCTTTGATTTGCTCCGTCCTCTGGTGGAGCAAATGCTGACGCAGAGCGTTCTTGCCGATGTTGAGGTCTCTGATGAAGAGCTCGATCAGGCCCGTTTGGAGCTCTTGGAACAACGGGGGTATGGGCGGCTTGAGCAATGGTCTGAGCTCTTGAATGAGATCGGGCGTTCCAATCAAGAGGTTGTGGATCGATTGGCCGGTGTGATCCGGCGCCAGTCCTTGATGCGTCAACAATTTTCCGCGAAGGCGGAAGCGCGGTTTTTAGACCGCAAACACGAGCTTGATCAGGTGGTGTACAGCCTGCTGCGACTTGAGAATAGTTTTCTTGCGCGAGAGTTGTATCTGCAAATTGAATCGGGGGAATCCAACTTCGCCGATTTGGCTAAACGCTATGCCGAGGGGCCGGAGCGCAACACCAACGGCATTGTTGGCCCCGTGTCCCTCACGCAGGCTCATCCTGACCTAGTCGAGAAATTGCGGGTTTCTCAGCCGGGGGTTCTTCTTGAGCCCTTCAAAATTTCTGATTGGTGGTTAGTGGTTCGGTTGGAGCGCTACTCGCCGGCCACCTTCATAGATGACATCTCAGACCAAATGTGTCGGGAAATATTTGATGACTGGGTGAGCGAGCAGACCGATTGGTGCCTCGACCAACTGCAGATCGCATCGCATGAGCCAGGCGAATCCCACGATTTGGAGCCGAGGGCGGCGTTCAGTGACTTCAGTATTTCTCAATGA
- the galE gene encoding UDP-glucose 4-epimerase GalE: protein MPRRVLITGGAGFIGSHTALVLLEQGYELVVLDNFDNSSPEALERVKELTGSNSLDFVEGDVRDLDAVNRAFDCGGPIDGVIHFAGLKAVGESVADPLRYWDVNLNGSRVLAAAMEQHQCRTLVFSSTSTVYGEPEVFPLHEQMPTAPVHPYAQTKCAVEQMLGALCRSRDWRVACLRYFNPVGAHPSGRIGEDPLGIPNNLFPFITQVASGRRDKLRIFGQDYPTHDGTGIRDYLHVMDLAEAHSVTLGHLFQATAPHQLTLNIGTGYGLSVLDVVHGFEQATGLPIAYEFVERRPGDVPKLEGCPQKAKDILGWSAQRDLAQMCRDGWAWQQANPMGYRTNP from the coding sequence ATGCCTCGCCGCGTCCTAATTACTGGTGGCGCTGGCTTCATCGGGAGCCACACCGCTCTTGTCCTCCTGGAGCAGGGCTATGAGCTGGTGGTTCTCGACAACTTCGACAACAGCAGCCCAGAAGCTCTAGAGCGCGTGAAGGAGCTCACAGGCTCCAATTCGTTGGATTTTGTCGAAGGTGATGTCCGAGATCTAGACGCGGTGAATCGCGCCTTTGATTGTGGGGGACCGATTGATGGGGTGATTCATTTCGCCGGGCTCAAGGCCGTGGGTGAATCCGTGGCCGACCCACTGCGTTACTGGGATGTAAATCTCAACGGCAGCAGGGTTCTGGCCGCCGCCATGGAGCAGCACCAGTGCCGCACCCTCGTTTTCAGCAGCACATCCACCGTGTATGGGGAGCCCGAAGTGTTTCCACTCCACGAGCAGATGCCAACAGCACCCGTGCATCCCTACGCCCAAACCAAGTGTGCGGTTGAGCAGATGCTGGGTGCCCTATGTCGTTCTAGGGACTGGCGGGTGGCCTGTTTGCGCTACTTCAACCCCGTCGGAGCCCACCCGAGTGGCCGGATTGGGGAAGACCCCCTCGGCATTCCCAATAACTTGTTCCCATTTATCACCCAAGTTGCCTCAGGGCGACGCGACAAACTGCGGATCTTCGGGCAGGACTACCCAACGCACGATGGCACCGGCATCCGGGACTACTTGCACGTAATGGACCTCGCCGAAGCCCACAGCGTCACCTTGGGTCACCTCTTTCAAGCAACAGCCCCCCACCAACTCACGCTGAACATTGGTACGGGTTACGGACTCAGCGTTCTCGACGTTGTGCACGGCTTTGAACAAGCAACAGGACTGCCGATTGCCTACGAGTTCGTGGAACGACGACCAGGAGATGTGCCCAAGCTTGAGGGGTGTCCTCAAAAAGCGAAAGACATTTTGGGCTGGAGTGCACAACGCGATCTTGCCCAGATGTGTCGCGACGGCTGGGCTTGGCAACAGGCCAATCCCATGGGGTATCGCACCAACCCATGA
- the selD gene encoding selenide, water dikinase SelD has protein sequence MTPSGPLLLAGGGHSHALLLKRWAMNPQLRPKRGVVLVNRHPTALYSGMVPGLIAGIYRRDELSLNLPHLCDRAGVAFVQAEVLGVDSQRQHLLLQERPSLRFGLLSLDVGAETRNADDLAGVPIKPLETALQFLSQQDPHDPEPFRIVGAGPAGIEVALALRRRWPNRALELQARTGQLNATTRAILHRAEIQCVTDPIDQPTLLCTGSRAPSWLADSGFAVDHDGRVLTNPFLQLEGYPHLFASGDCAVMESQPRPASGVWAVRSALPLAKNLEAACNGQRLKRWKPQRHALQLVGTGNNTAWMQRGRARTQAFTLLWTLKQQIDRAFMAGFSQESSMVAAQPMACRGCAAKLPAAPLTAALLQAGLQGQAEDAANLGGTPALLQSVDGFPALVSDPWLNGRLTSLHACSDLWACGAKVTSAMAVITLPASHPTEQQELLHQTLAGVQSVLVEQGASLIGGHTLESRSSTPSPTTLGLQVALSVNGQSSAPWAKGGIQPGDALLLSRPLGVGVIFAAAMAGVAKPKDVEATLRTMNQSQHHLVAALQKHGADIHACTDVTGFGLLGHLGEMLQGSKSITIQLWTDRIPAHPGAMDLLAQGLASSLAPANRDAWSWLEGPVQLNQSPSQACLELLVDPQTCGPLIVACTATAAESLTAQDSAWIQVGTAGSGHG, from the coding sequence ATGACCCCATCGGGACCTCTCCTCCTGGCGGGAGGTGGGCACAGCCATGCGCTTCTGCTCAAACGCTGGGCGATGAATCCGCAGTTGCGGCCAAAACGCGGGGTTGTCTTGGTGAATCGGCATCCCACGGCCTTGTATTCAGGCATGGTCCCAGGCCTGATCGCTGGGATCTATCGACGGGACGAGCTGAGTCTCAACCTGCCGCATCTCTGCGATCGAGCTGGTGTGGCCTTTGTACAGGCCGAAGTCCTAGGTGTTGATTCCCAACGCCAACATCTCCTCCTGCAAGAGCGTCCATCATTGCGCTTCGGTTTGCTCAGCCTCGATGTGGGGGCAGAGACGCGCAACGCTGACGACCTGGCTGGCGTTCCAATCAAACCGCTGGAAACAGCCCTTCAGTTTTTGTCGCAGCAAGACCCTCACGATCCAGAACCGTTTCGCATCGTTGGTGCAGGGCCAGCTGGGATCGAAGTGGCCTTAGCCCTACGCCGGCGCTGGCCCAATCGCGCACTGGAGTTGCAAGCCCGTACAGGCCAACTCAACGCCACCACAAGAGCCATCCTCCATCGCGCTGAGATTCAATGCGTCACCGACCCCATTGATCAGCCCACCCTCCTCTGCACCGGGAGTCGCGCCCCGTCTTGGCTGGCTGACAGTGGATTCGCGGTGGATCACGACGGACGGGTGTTGACCAACCCCTTCCTCCAACTCGAGGGATACCCCCATCTGTTTGCAAGCGGCGATTGCGCCGTGATGGAGTCCCAGCCGCGGCCCGCTTCAGGGGTATGGGCGGTACGGTCTGCCCTGCCCTTGGCCAAGAATCTTGAGGCGGCCTGCAACGGCCAAAGACTGAAGCGGTGGAAGCCACAACGCCATGCCCTGCAATTGGTTGGAACCGGGAACAACACGGCCTGGATGCAGCGAGGCCGTGCTCGCACGCAAGCGTTCACTCTGCTTTGGACCCTGAAACAACAAATTGATCGGGCGTTTATGGCCGGTTTCAGCCAAGAATCGTCGATGGTCGCAGCCCAACCGATGGCTTGCCGGGGCTGTGCCGCCAAGCTTCCCGCAGCCCCCCTCACCGCAGCACTTTTACAAGCGGGTCTTCAAGGACAAGCGGAAGATGCCGCCAACCTCGGCGGGACACCAGCACTGCTGCAAAGCGTGGATGGCTTTCCAGCACTGGTGAGTGATCCCTGGCTCAATGGTCGACTCACCAGCCTGCATGCCTGCTCAGACCTCTGGGCTTGTGGAGCCAAGGTCACCAGTGCGATGGCAGTCATCACCCTGCCAGCCAGCCACCCCACCGAACAGCAAGAGCTGCTCCATCAGACCTTGGCAGGTGTTCAATCGGTCTTGGTTGAACAGGGAGCGTCGCTGATCGGGGGGCACACCTTGGAGTCGCGCAGTTCCACACCATCCCCGACCACCCTTGGATTACAGGTCGCCCTCAGCGTGAATGGTCAAAGTTCCGCACCTTGGGCCAAGGGGGGGATTCAGCCTGGAGATGCGCTCCTGCTGAGCCGTCCGCTTGGAGTCGGCGTAATTTTTGCCGCCGCCATGGCAGGGGTCGCCAAGCCCAAAGATGTCGAAGCGACCCTGCGCACGATGAACCAAAGCCAACATCACTTGGTGGCGGCATTGCAGAAGCATGGAGCCGACATCCATGCCTGTACCGACGTGACGGGCTTTGGATTGCTGGGACATCTCGGGGAGATGCTTCAGGGCAGCAAGTCCATCACCATTCAACTTTGGACGGATCGCATTCCCGCTCACCCGGGTGCGATGGATCTACTCGCACAAGGGCTAGCCAGCAGCCTGGCCCCCGCCAACCGGGACGCTTGGAGCTGGCTCGAGGGGCCAGTTCAGCTCAACCAATCTCCATCCCAGGCCTGTCTCGAACTACTGGTAGACCCACAAACCTGTGGGCCACTGATTGTGGCCTGCACTGCAACAGCTGCCGAAAGCCTTACGGCACAGGATTCAGCTTGGATCCAAGTTGGCACTGCAGGATCCGGCCATGGCTAA
- a CDS encoding CCA tRNA nucleotidyltransferase translates to MNLTGVPSSLLADLRAAAIGAGVKRLAMVGGAVRDGLLHERYGRAWSGVPDLDWVLEGDPMRLAAELLRRCGEQRVMALQSYGAFGTVALKLDGVALDFAMARRESYPMPAENPVVEPGSLDSDLVRRDFTINAMAQDLLSGQLIDPHRGQQDLAAGRLLFLHDESVSDDPTRVIRACRYAARLGFVLSPEAKQQVTATVRRWPWSWHWYDAPDKAPPALANRLRMELDRLFEVEPWAVALDCLEEWKAMALLDPSLQNDRGRNRRIAWAQRLALPLLPAWLAAAPDPEAVARRLGVPGQQQRWLQQLVRLRDWLLSADAPDVHAAPDVWTAALESQGWMPETVAFMVCLQPPQWKPLLRWWGRWRHLKSPRSARDLIADGWSSGPALGNELKRLRLEALKQSR, encoded by the coding sequence ATGAACCTGACCGGTGTGCCGTCCTCTTTGCTGGCTGACTTACGAGCGGCGGCAATTGGTGCGGGCGTTAAACGGTTGGCCATGGTTGGGGGCGCCGTGCGGGATGGGCTGCTCCATGAGCGCTATGGCCGGGCTTGGTCAGGTGTGCCTGATTTGGATTGGGTTCTCGAAGGTGATCCCATGCGCCTTGCTGCTGAGTTGTTGAGGCGTTGTGGTGAGCAGCGGGTGATGGCACTTCAGAGCTATGGAGCCTTTGGCACTGTGGCTTTGAAACTCGATGGTGTGGCCTTGGATTTCGCCATGGCTCGACGGGAGAGCTACCCCATGCCAGCTGAGAACCCCGTGGTTGAACCAGGCTCGTTGGATTCTGATCTGGTGCGTCGCGATTTCACGATTAACGCGATGGCTCAGGATCTGCTGTCTGGGCAGCTCATCGATCCGCACCGAGGTCAGCAGGATTTGGCCGCCGGTCGTTTGTTGTTTCTCCACGACGAGAGCGTGTCTGATGACCCCACCCGTGTAATTCGTGCATGCCGTTATGCGGCTCGCTTGGGATTTGTTCTGTCGCCGGAGGCGAAGCAGCAAGTGACCGCCACGGTGCGGCGTTGGCCATGGTCGTGGCATTGGTATGACGCACCGGATAAGGCTCCACCGGCATTGGCGAATCGCCTGCGGATGGAGCTTGATCGGTTGTTTGAGGTTGAGCCTTGGGCTGTCGCACTCGATTGTCTAGAGGAGTGGAAGGCGATGGCGTTGTTGGATCCGTCCTTGCAGAACGATCGGGGTCGAAACCGTCGGATTGCTTGGGCGCAACGGCTTGCACTTCCCTTGCTACCGGCCTGGTTAGCGGCTGCTCCGGATCCTGAGGCGGTTGCCCGTCGCTTGGGTGTTCCTGGTCAACAGCAGCGGTGGCTCCAGCAGCTCGTGCGACTTCGGGATTGGTTGTTGTCCGCAGATGCACCTGATGTTCATGCGGCCCCTGATGTCTGGACTGCGGCCCTGGAATCCCAGGGCTGGATGCCAGAAACAGTGGCCTTCATGGTGTGCCTGCAACCCCCGCAATGGAAACCGTTGTTGCGCTGGTGGGGGCGTTGGCGACATCTGAAATCACCGAGAAGCGCTCGGGATCTGATCGCCGATGGTTGGTCGTCTGGCCCCGCATTAGGCAATGAGTTGAAGCGTTTACGCCTGGAGGCGTTGAAGCAAAGCCGATGA
- a CDS encoding SIS domain-containing protein, protein MVCMTMGRSSWISVLSALTRCLEEEASAIATAAQRLSSDQVEAAIQLLERCADRKAKLVITGVGKSGIVARKIAATFSSIGLMALYLNPLDALHGDLGVVAPEDVCLMLSNSGETTELLEVLPHLKRRGTGRIAIVGRAESSLGRGSDVVLEASVDREVCPLNLAPTASTAVAMAIGDALAAVWMERRGISPADFALNHPAGSLGKQLTMTAADLMVPASKLHPLQPDTSLPDVIGGLTRDGIGSGWVEDPNSPGSLLGILTDGDLRRALQDHSANNWSTLQAADLMTADPITVRSDVLVVKALEQMENNRRKPISVLPVVGDNKQLIGLLRLHDLVQAGLA, encoded by the coding sequence ATGGTGTGCATGACAATGGGCCGATCATCGTGGATATCGGTCTTGTCTGCTCTGACCCGTTGCCTAGAAGAGGAAGCCTCAGCAATCGCCACTGCAGCACAACGACTCAGCAGTGATCAAGTAGAGGCTGCGATTCAACTGCTCGAACGTTGCGCCGATCGAAAAGCCAAGCTTGTGATCACTGGGGTCGGCAAAAGCGGAATCGTGGCTCGAAAAATCGCCGCCACTTTTTCATCCATCGGCTTGATGGCGTTGTACCTCAACCCCCTCGATGCCCTCCATGGAGATCTGGGCGTCGTAGCACCAGAAGATGTGTGCTTGATGCTCTCCAACAGTGGCGAGACAACTGAACTGCTCGAGGTTCTTCCCCATCTCAAACGTCGGGGCACCGGACGCATCGCCATCGTTGGCCGAGCCGAGTCGTCCCTTGGTCGTGGAAGCGATGTGGTGCTGGAGGCCAGCGTCGACCGCGAAGTCTGTCCGCTCAATCTGGCACCAACCGCCAGTACAGCTGTTGCCATGGCGATTGGCGACGCACTCGCAGCGGTCTGGATGGAGCGTCGAGGCATCTCGCCCGCCGATTTCGCCCTGAATCACCCAGCGGGCTCCCTGGGCAAACAACTCACGATGACTGCTGCAGACCTGATGGTTCCGGCGAGCAAATTGCACCCCCTTCAACCAGACACATCTCTTCCCGACGTGATCGGTGGATTAACCCGAGACGGAATCGGCAGCGGCTGGGTGGAAGACCCCAATTCTCCAGGCTCTTTGTTGGGAATCCTCACGGATGGCGACCTACGACGGGCCCTGCAAGACCACAGCGCCAACAACTGGAGCACCCTTCAAGCCGCCGACCTCATGACAGCCGACCCCATCACAGTGCGTTCCGATGTGTTGGTGGTGAAAGCCTTGGAGCAGATGGAGAACAACCGACGCAAACCGATCTCTGTGCTTCCGGTGGTTGGTGACAACAAGCAGCTGATCGGTCTGTTGCGTCTCCACGATCTCGTACAAGCAGGCCTGGCATGA
- a CDS encoding HAD family hydrolase, with protein MRRWRWWRIGKRLRQIKLLVLDVDGVLTDGGLWFDASGHLTKRFDVRDGLGIRLLQQAGVEIAFLSGGQGGATEVRARQLGIQHCLVGIKDKPEALLKLQQQLGIDIAETAFVGDDLNDLAVRPVVELLIAPADACTPVRQGAHAVLRKQGGHGAIRELAETILQARGRWQTLKRDGWRDRND; from the coding sequence ATGAGGAGATGGCGCTGGTGGCGAATCGGGAAGCGGCTGAGACAGATCAAGTTGCTTGTGCTCGATGTCGATGGCGTGCTCACGGATGGAGGGCTTTGGTTTGATGCGAGCGGGCATCTAACCAAACGGTTTGATGTGCGGGACGGTCTTGGGATTCGTTTGCTGCAACAGGCAGGAGTCGAAATCGCCTTCCTGAGTGGCGGGCAAGGAGGCGCCACTGAGGTGAGGGCACGCCAACTGGGAATTCAACACTGTCTCGTGGGCATCAAAGACAAACCAGAGGCGCTGCTCAAACTCCAACAACAACTTGGGATCGACATTGCCGAAACGGCCTTTGTCGGCGACGACCTCAATGACCTTGCCGTGCGGCCCGTTGTTGAACTTCTGATCGCTCCAGCCGATGCCTGCACGCCGGTGCGGCAGGGAGCCCATGCTGTTTTACGGAAACAAGGAGGCCACGGCGCTATCCGAGAACTCGCAGAAACGATCCTTCAAGCACGCGGGCGCTGGCAAACCCTGAAGCGCGATGGTTGGCGCGATCGAAATGACTGA
- a CDS encoding sulfotransferase family protein, with product MTERNGTFVLGLGAQKAGSSWLHAQLNRRRDADFGFLKEYHIHDARTLPEAGFSNRRMRSLIKPRTWRRQRFIAQPQRYYDYFSSLLRRPGIKLTGDITPSYSALSIGTLTEIKANFEQRKICLRPVFLMRDPIERIISSQRMKLRKQNQLNHEAEVEALRQLCVEQPEMVKLRSDYGHTLRALTQVFDPSECFIDLYERLFTPASWQRLCDVLTVPYEEPEWEQQVNVSRTNTPIPDEVLAELGAWQAPTLAAVRQTMGHLDLAQLWPLAHRWCEDLS from the coding sequence ATGACTGAACGCAACGGGACATTCGTCCTGGGGCTTGGGGCCCAAAAAGCAGGCTCTTCATGGCTTCACGCCCAACTCAACCGTCGTCGAGATGCGGACTTTGGTTTCCTGAAGGAATATCACATTCACGATGCACGCACCCTGCCGGAGGCGGGCTTCAGCAATCGACGCATGCGTTCTCTGATCAAACCGCGCACCTGGCGTCGCCAGCGATTCATCGCTCAACCCCAGCGGTATTACGACTACTTCTCCAGCCTGTTGCGCCGACCGGGCATCAAGCTCACCGGTGACATCACGCCGTCGTACAGCGCCCTAAGCATTGGCACATTGACGGAGATCAAGGCCAACTTTGAGCAGCGAAAGATTTGCCTGCGCCCGGTTTTTCTAATGCGCGATCCGATCGAACGCATCATCTCCAGCCAGCGCATGAAGCTGCGCAAGCAAAACCAGCTCAACCACGAAGCCGAGGTAGAAGCGCTGCGACAACTCTGCGTTGAGCAGCCAGAGATGGTGAAGCTTCGCAGCGATTACGGCCACACCCTGAGGGCTCTCACCCAGGTGTTTGACCCAAGTGAGTGCTTTATCGACCTCTACGAACGCCTGTTCACCCCAGCAAGCTGGCAACGCCTTTGCGACGTTTTAACCGTTCCCTATGAAGAACCCGAATGGGAACAACAGGTGAACGTCAGCCGTACCAATACGCCGATTCCTGACGAGGTGCTGGCCGAACTGGGGGCGTGGCAGGCCCCCACCCTTGCTGCTGTGCGCCAAACCATGGGGCATCTTGATCTAGCTCAGCTCTGGCCTCTCGCCCATCGCTGGTGCGAAGACCTCAGCTGA
- the kdsB gene encoding 3-deoxy-manno-octulosonate cytidylyltransferase produces MAIQKCVVAVPARLQSSRLPNKVLAEIGGKPMIQRVLERCRESTAVDTVVLCTDSQELQQRAEAWGFPVLMTAESCSSGSERIASVANALMALAWGDATPAADQTAVINVQGDQPFIDPQVIDAMAAEFRRLDPVPAVVTPVYGLKPETVHNPNVVKTLLAHDGRALYFSRSAIPHVRDVDPSEWHRHTTFWGHVGMYGFRGDVLAAWNQLPASPLEDLERLEQLRLIEAGLTIATFEVQGTSLSVDTAEQLEQARAMV; encoded by the coding sequence ATGGCAATTCAAAAATGTGTCGTTGCTGTTCCAGCCCGTTTGCAATCGTCGCGGCTGCCCAACAAGGTGCTGGCCGAGATCGGTGGTAAACCGATGATTCAGCGGGTTCTCGAGCGCTGTCGTGAATCCACGGCTGTAGACACTGTTGTGCTTTGCACTGACAGCCAGGAGCTTCAGCAGCGGGCCGAGGCTTGGGGCTTTCCCGTTTTGATGACGGCTGAATCCTGCAGCTCCGGCAGTGAAAGGATCGCTTCAGTGGCCAATGCGCTGATGGCTCTCGCCTGGGGTGATGCAACACCTGCGGCAGACCAAACCGCTGTGATCAATGTTCAGGGGGACCAGCCGTTTATCGATCCCCAGGTGATAGATGCGATGGCTGCTGAGTTTCGCCGCCTTGATCCCGTCCCAGCGGTCGTGACTCCCGTTTATGGCTTGAAGCCAGAGACGGTTCACAACCCCAACGTGGTGAAAACGTTGTTGGCCCACGATGGCCGGGCGTTGTATTTCTCGCGGTCTGCGATTCCCCATGTGCGTGACGTGGATCCATCGGAATGGCATCGCCACACCACCTTCTGGGGACATGTGGGGATGTATGGCTTTCGTGGGGATGTGTTGGCGGCTTGGAATCAACTCCCAGCGTCACCCCTCGAAGACTTGGAACGTCTTGAGCAGCTCCGTTTGATCGAAGCTGGCCTCACCATCGCCACGTTTGAAGTGCAGGGAACCTCCCTATCGGTCGACACCGCTGAACAGCTCGAACAGGCACGCGCGATGGTTTGA